The following nucleotide sequence is from Halorussus caseinilyticus.
TCGTCGGTCGAAATCCCGCCGCCCTTCCGCGACCCGAGGACGGCACCGACCCCGCCGAACGCGAACGCGCCCGCGAGGGCTTGGAGGACGCGCCGCCGGGCCGCGACGGGCGAGACCGACCCCGAGCCGTCGGTTTCGCGGCCGAGAGACGCCAGACCGACGACCACGCCCGCGCTCGCGCCCGCCGCAAGCGCGGGCACGAGTGCCCCCGTGAGCGCGAGCGCCACGGCGACGCAGACCACGGCGGCGACCGGCGCGGCCGGGACCGCGAACCGGTCGGCGAGCGCGGCACCCGCCGCGCTCGCCAGCGCGAACCCGCCCACGGCGAGCGCGAGCGCCAACAGGAATCCTAGTTGGCCACCCACGTCGCCGAGGGTCTGGATGGACCACGTAATCACCGCGTCGGGGGTCGAAGCCACCACGAAGTCCGAGACCGGCGCGGCCACGAACGCGGGCGTGAGTCCAGTCACGGCGTAGGACCCCGCGACCGCCGCGACTCCGGCCGCGGCCGCCACGACGCCCGATTCGAACAGGTCACGCGCGTCGGCGCGACCGCTCGCGCGGTCGCTCACGGTCGCCTCCGCGCGACGTAGAGCGCCGCGACCAGCGCGACGACTGCCGCGCCGACGCCGAATCCGGGCGCGAACGCGCTCGACCCGCTCTCGGTCGCGTCGGTGGTGTCGGCCATCGAGTCGTCGGCCATCGCGCTGGTCGTCCCGGCCATCGAGTCGTCGGCCATGCAGGTGGTCGTCTCGCTCATCATCCCGGTCGTCGTCTCGTCGCCCATCATCTCGGTCGTCTCACCCATCGACTCGTTCATCGTCGCCGTCGTCTTCGGCTCGCACTCGGTCGTGGTCCGTTCGGCCGCAATCGGCGCGGCGAAGGCAGTCAGCACGACCAGTGCGACCGTAATCGGAGTTGCAAATCGCATGATTCTACCCGCGAGAGCCGTCCTAAAAGGAGTTTTTCGAACTCTCGCCCACTTCGTTCGGGGTCCGGTAGCACTCTCTTCCAATTTCGTTCCAACTTCGACCGCGGCCGCGGGGTCGCGGTCGGTCCGGTCGGGGTCGAGTCCCGAATCCTCCGACTACCGCCGGGCGCTCGCGGCGCGGTAGGCCGGGCCAGCGAGCAGTGCGACCGCTACCGCGGCCGCCGCCGCGAGCAGTTCCCACCCGATTGCGTTCAGGCCAGCGGTCGAGAGGCGGTCTAACGAACTCCCCGCGAGGACGGCCGCGACGGTCCACGGCACCTCGCCGACCGCGGTCCCGGCGACGAACGCGCCGGTCGAGACGCCCGAGAGACCCGCCGCGGCCGAAACCGGGTCGGAGGGTGCGGGCGCGAGTCGGGAGGCGACCATCCCCCGAAGGTCGCCCGTCGCGGCGAAGAACCGCTCGCCCGAGTCGCCGAGGCGCGCGACCAGTCCCGACCCCGCGCCGACGTAGCGCGCGACGAGAAACGGCAGGAGCGCGCTCGCCGTCGTTCCGGCGAGCGCGACCGGAAATCCGGCGACGGGACCGTAGGCGTACCCCGCGAGGACCGCGACGAGCGTGGTCGGCCACGCCAACAGGGGCCGGACGAGGTAGACTCCGACCAGAAGGACGCCGAAGACGACGGGTCGGTCGGCGAGTCGGCGCGCGAGACCGAGGAGGTGTTCCGGCCCGGCGAGGACGCTGGCGGCCGCGACGACGGCGAGAAGGGCGAGTCCGGCGGTCTGTCGGCGCGCGAACGCGGTCATCGCGGAGGGGTTTTCGTTCGGCGGGTAACTTCTTTTTGGGTCGGGACGCGGGTCTCGGCGGTCGTCGAGACCCGCAGGAAGTGAAATTATTCCTACTATTAGTAGTACCTAACGAATTAAGTATCCGGTGCGGTATGTACGATTCGAAGATGACTCTCTTGCGTTCGACGCTGGCAGTTCTCGCCGCGATAGCAGTCGTCTCCTCGGGGGCCTCGGCGCTGGCCCTGCAAGACGCTCCGGCGGTAGACGGTCCGACACCGGCGGACGGACCGGAGGCGACTGGGGCGACGGCGACGACGGCGACGACGTGGTGGAACGCCGACTGGCAGTACAAGCGACCCATCGACGTGACCGAACAGTCGGGGACCGACCTGCGAAACTACCCCGTCGTGACGCCGACCATCGACATCGGTTCGGCGTCCCCAGCCTCGATTCGCGTCGTGGACGAAGCGACCGGTGAAGTCCTCGACTTCGGCGTGAGAGAGACCGGAGACGGGTACCGACTCGCTTTTCAGGTGAACGTCGGTGCGCGACAGACGCGCTCGGACATCGCCGTCTACTACGGCAACCCGGCGGCGTCCTCGGCGACCGTCCCGTGGAATCAGGCCCGGTACAACGTCTACGACGGATTCGACGACGGTAGTCTCGACTCGAAGTGGACCGTCGAGTCGGGGCAGTGGACCGAATCCGGCGGCGCGCTGAAACCCCGCGGCGACGGCGTTCGAATCCACCGGAACCTGAGCCAGTCGCTCGTGCAGTCGAACGTGCCTATCTACTGGGAGACGCGGGTTATCTCGCGTTCGACCGGCGGCGGGACCGACCAGCGCCGGGCGTGGTTGGTCAACGAGAACGGTGAAGGCCACCGATTGCTCTTCGTGCGGACCTACCAGAACGGCGACGACGGCGTGGGCGTCAACATCGGGTGGAACTCGCCCGACCGCCGAAAACTGCTGGCCGCGGGCCAGTTCGCGGTGGACCAACCGATTCGGGAGGAAGTCGTCCTCCGACCCAACGGCGACATCGAGGCGTACGCCGAGAACGAGGCGAACGGCGAGACGGGGAGCAAGGTGTACGACGCCGAGGAGACCTACCGCTACTCCCGAATCGTCTTCCGGGACCACGGCGGGGACCCCGGCGCGGAGTGGGACTACGTGAAGATTCGCTACCGACTCGACTCGGAACCGGCGGTGAGTGTCGGGGACCGGCGGACGCGTTCGCCGACCCGGACGACCACCGTGACGACTGCGACCACGACGACCACGGCCGCGACGACCACGACCACGGCCGCGACGACCACGACCACGGCCGCGCCGACTACGACCACAGTCACGCCGACCACGACGCCCGCGGAGTCAGAGCCACCGGCGACGACTGCCGAGGGGTGTCGGCCCTCGAACGGGGAACCGCGGATGCAGGCGGTGCAGTTGCACACCGACGACACGACGGTCAGGCCAGACGACCCCGGCCAAATCTCGGGCGCGATTGCCAGCGACATCACCAACGACTGCCCGGTCAAAGTCCAGATTACGCTCCAAGTGCCAAACGGCGTTCGGGTCAGCGGCGGGAGCAACATCCAGAGCAGTGGTGGGGGTCTCAGCACCTCCACGTTCGTCGTCGAACCCGGCGAAATCAAGAACGTCCGCGCCGAGGTGTACGGGAGCGACCCCGGACCGAAGACGGTGCAGGCGTCTATCACCTACTTCCCGGTCGGCCACCAGAACATGGCCAAGCAGGAAGACGGTCTCTCGCTCCAGTTCGAAGTCGAAGAGGTGCCCGACGAGGGCGAGACGACCACCGACGCCGAAGCGCGAGACTCCGACGGCGACGGCGTGCCCGACGACGTGGACTACGCGCCCAACGACCCGTCGGTTCAGTCGAAGTCGGACCTCGACACCGGTCTCCCCGGATTCTCGCTGTCGGCCGGGGTCGTCGCGCTCGCGCTGGCCGCGCTGGTCGCCGCGCGCAGGCGCTGAGCGACCGTCGGGAAACCCGACGGTCGCGCTGACGGGAGGGCATTTTCGACGTTTCCAAAAGAAATTTTTCTGTTGCTTTTAGCAATGTATAGTTAGTCAATGGCGTCCGTTCTGCCCGAGTCGGCGGCGAACCGACCGGTCGGACGCGCCCGGCCGACCAATCGACAGGGTGAGATAAAGGGGCCGCCCGGTCGCGTGACCGCGACCGGGCGGGGGCTTTCTGGGACTTCTTCCCGACGATTCCGGCGGTAGCTGTCACGAGACGAGGCGAACGAGGGACTCCCGAAACGGTCCCGTTCCCCCGGCGACTCGCGCAACCTTTAATCCCGGCCGGGAGCGACTTGGAAGCGATGAGCGAAGACGCCGAGTCCGCGGGCGAGGGGACGCGCGCAGACTCCGCCGACGACGCCGACCCCGTAGCTGTCGGCGTCGAACTCCTCTCGAAAGTCGAACACCCCGAGTTGACGGTCGCGGAGGCGGTAGACCGCATCGAAACCGTCACGACCCACCCGGCGACGACGCGCAAGATTCTGGACGAGGCCGAGAAGCGCGGCGTCATCGAGCGCGAGAACGGTATCGTCAAGACCACTGGCGGCGGCTACGTCAGCTTCCAGAGCGAAGTCGTCACGAAGGAGGGCGACTTCTCGTGTCGGCGGTGCGGCGCGAGCATCTCGACGGGACACTTCATCAAACTCGATGCGGGCGAACACGGCGCGTTCGGTCCCGAGTGCATCCGGAAGGTCACCGGTCGGGACTGACGCCCGCCACTGACCCCCCGACGACGGATTCACCGACCCCCGCTCACCGACCGCGACTCAACTCGTCGATGAGCTTCTGTAGCGTGCGCTGTTGCTCGGCCAGCAGTTCGTTCTGGTGCTGGACCGCCTCGGTCAGCGCCTCCAGTTGGGCCTCGGTGGTGTCGCGCTCCAACTCCGAACTCGCCGGTTCGAAGCCCGAGTCGGCGAACCCGTCCGAATCGGTGGTCTCGGCGCTCGCGTTCGCGGCGGTGGCGGCCCCGCTCGCGTCGGCGGCGTCCGCGGTGTCTTCGGTGTCCGTGGTGTCGGCGGCGTCCGCGGTCAGCGCCGCCTCGTCGGAGTCGCCAGACTGGTCCGTCTGCGAACGCGCCGACTCGGAGTCGGCGCGTTCGGCTCGCTCGGCGCTCTCGGTGGATTCTGGGGCGCTCGCGCTCGCCGCGGCCGCTTTCGCCGCCGCGTCGCTCGCTTCGGCGGCGCTCACGGATTCGGCGTCGTCGGGTCGGTCGGCCGTCGTGACGCTGGCTTCCTCCTCCACGATGGCACCGTTCTCGTCGAGTTCCGGCGGGTTGGCGTCGATGGGGTCCACGCCGCCACCGGCCAGCGGGTCGGCCTCCTCGTCGGCGTCGGGGTCGGAGTCGGCGGACGCCTCGCCCTCGGCGTCGGCGTGGTCGTCCGGGTCGGCGTGTTCCCGCGCGAACTCCTCGTAGGAACTCGCGCCGTGGTACTCAAGCAGTGCGCGCTCGATGCGCTCGCGGACCTCGCGGGTCTGGTCGCTCGGGGTCTTGATGCGCTGGGGTCGGCCCGCGCTCTCGATGATAATCTGGGAGGAGACGCTCCCTTCCTCCACGTCGAGGGCGGTCACGTCGGCAAAGTGGAACTCCTCGTAGTCCTCGTCCCACACCGCCGCGCCGACGTGCTTGACGACGCGTTCGCTGGTGATGACCAGCGTGAGTTCGCTGAACTGGTAGGTCTGTTTGACCGTCTCGTCGGGTCCGGTCACGTCGGCGGCGTTCAACACGCCCGCCAGCACGGGGTGAAGCGCCTCGTAGAGGCGGTTCGACGGCACTTTGAACTTCTCTTGGCCGTCGATGCCGTAGTCGAGGGTGACAGACGACTTGCGCCGCCCCTCCGAAATCTCGATTCGCTCGGCGTCGTGAGAGTACTCCTCGACGGACTCGTCGCTCAGGAGTCCGTCCGCGCGATAGATGAGGGTCCGCGTCTTGGTCACGTAGAGACCGTCTTCGCCTCCGAGGGAGACTCGTGCGGCGACCTGTTCGCCGTTCAACCGGGACTGTACGATGGCGGGAACGCTCATGAAGTGGTATGATTAGCCCCCCGGCTTAAATCCGCCGGGTGAGTAGCGCGACGTATTTACTGGCGCTCGGACGACACGAAACCACCGTAACCCAGTCCGTGACGTTTAGGACGATGGCCCGCGAACTACGGTCTGTGGGAGTGTACGACCGGTATCTCGCCGCCCGCCTCCGGAGACACGACGCCGACCCGCCGAGTCACGTCGCGGTCAACATCACCGAACGCGACTTGCTCGAACAGGGCGCGTACGCCACCCTCGAAGCCTTCTTCGAGTGGGCCTTCGAGTACGATGTCGAACGAATCACCGTCTACGCCAGCGTCTTGGACCCCGAAGCGGCCCCGACGCTCCAGCGCGAACTCGAAGGGGTGTCGGCCCCGCGCAAGTTGGCGGTCCGCGGCCCCGACGACACCCAACGCGCCGACGCGCCGATTCAGGTCTCCATCGGTCTCGGTGGCAAACACGAGTTCGCTGGCGCGGTCCGGAAAATCGCCGAAAACGTGCGGGACGGCGAGTTGACCGCCGAGGAGGTGGGCGAGAGCGAAGTCGAGGAGCATCTGGTGTTCCCCGAGAACCCGGACCTCGTTATCAAGACGGGCGCGGAACGACTCTCGGACTTCATGATTTGGCAGTCGGTGTACTCGGAACTCTACTTCACCGACGTGAACTGGCGGGACTTCCGGAAGCGCGACTACCTCCGTGCGCTGTTGGACTACAAGAATCGCCAGCGGCGGTTCGGGCGATAGGCGACGACCTAATTATATTCCCCACCACCTGCGGGGAGAAATCTTTTCAAGAGCAACTTTTGACTTCTCCTGAATTCTTTTGGCAATCTCTCTTTCCTTCATATGTGTTCCATCTTTCCCCAAATCCCTATTTATATATTCGAATTGCTTGAAAACCTCGGTTACTGACTCTTTTTCTTCTGCATTTAGGGAAGCGTGTGAAGTTACTCTAATTTCGAGTAATCGCTCCCGTAGAAACCAAATATCTGTCATTTTCTTATCTGTCAATTGTTTCTCAATATCTTTTTTAGCCCGGATTACATCATTGACATCCATATCTTCGAATCTTTTTAATATAGACCTAATTTCATTTACTGCTTCAATTTTACGTCGTCTATAAACGAACCACTGAGTGGCTAAAGCACTGATAATACCTGCAAACCCTGCGATAAACGCGCTTTCTGCAACCATGTATTGAAAATACGAGTAAATATGAGAAGACTGTTTCGGCGAAATTTACCAACAACATACATACACACAACCAACAACTCTGGAGAACTAAATCCATCAAGAATGAGTCTGTATTTATAGTAGCTCACGCCTCCGACGACTCGCCGTCCGCCTCGAACTCCTCGATACCCAACTCCTCCGCGCCCATCTCTTCGACGCTCGACTCGTCGGGCAGACTCCCGCGGAACCGGTCGATGACGCCGCGGGCCTCGGCCAACTCCACGCCGCCGAGGGCCTTCACCAGCGCCAGCGCGCGCTTGGCCTTCGCGCGCCGCCACGACTCCTCGCGGGACTCGTAGGTCCGAATCCCCCGGAGGAAGTCCACCTTCGAGAACTCCGGCCAGTAGGGAGTGCAGAAGAACACCGCCGCCTCGTTGCCGTTGGCGTGCCACGGCAGGAAGTTCGAGGTGCGCTCGTCCCCGCCGGTCCGGATGATGAGGTCCACGTCGCGGAGCGGCCGGTCGTAGATTCGCTCTTCGATTTCGGCCACGTCGATGTCCTCGGGGTCCAACTCGCCGTCTTCGACCGCACCGGCCACGTCGCGGGCGGCCCCGAGAAGTTCGTTCCGGCCGCCGTAGGCAAGCGCGACGTTGAGCGTGAACGAGTCGTAGTCGGCGGTCCGGCGCTCGGCGTAGTCGATGGCCTCCTGTACTCGTCCGGGGAGTCGGTCCCTATCGCCGATAGCTTGGATGCACACCTCGTCGTCGTGAACCCGGTCGTTGTCGCCGAACTCGTAGAGTTTCTCTTCGAGCAGGTCGAACAGCACCGCTTGCTCGTGGTCGGGTCGTTCGAAGTTCTCGGTCGAGAAGGCGTACAGGGTCAACTCCTCGACTCCCATCTCCTTACACCAGTTCAGCACGCGCTCGGTGGTCTTTGCACCCGCGCGGTAGCCGTCGGGAGTGTCCTCGCCCTGCTTGTCGGCGTACCGCCGATTCCCGTCTTGGATGACGGCGACGTGCGTCGGTGCGCCGGAAATCTCCCGTCTCAGAAGTCGCTCGTAGGCGGCCCCAACTCGCCGCCGTGCCCACTGGAACATCCGTTACTGGCTTCGTCACCGCCGAGAGCAATTAGCCTTTTGACCCTGTACCGTTCGGTTCGGCGACCTGTCGGCCCACCAGCTTCAGCTAGTTGCATACCTTTTTAAGCGTGGAGGGACTTTAGACAGAACGCAATGGCGAAAGGTACGGTTGATTTCTTCAACGACACTGGCGGTTACGGTTTCATCGACACCGAGGATGCTGACGAAGACGTGTTCTTCCACATGGAGGACATCGGCGGTCCCGACCTCGAAGAGGGGCAGGAAGTCGAGTTCGAAATAGAGCAGGCGGACAAGGGTCCGCGCGCGAAGAACCTCAAACGTCTGTAAACGTATCGCGTCGAACTGAGCTTTTATTGGCGCCGACCCGGTAGCGGCGGCTATCCTCGCAAACCGTAGGGCGTTTAACCGGTGGTCGGCTTGCTTCGAGTATGGAAGACGCACTCGACGAGGACCTCTATCGCAGGACGAAGCAACTGCTCGAACCCGGCGACATCGAACTCAACGGGGCCATCGTCCGCACCGACCTCGGGAGCGACGAGGACATCGAGATGCATCAGGCAACCGTAGACATCGGCGAAATCATCGCCGAACGCGCGGGTCACGACCCGAAAGACACCTTCGTCTACTCGGGCACCGACGACACCGACTTCGCCTCGAACCAGCATCAAGGTCTGACCTTAGACGACGAGTCGTTCGTCTGGGAGTGCCAGCAACTCCTGCGGGAGGGCACCTTCGACGTGGTGTTCTACTACGAGGCCACCGCCGACCACGAGACCATCCTCGAAGACGTTCGTGACCTCGGATTCGACGTGACCGGCGTCGAGGGGTGAACCGACGCTTGCAGGTACCTGCACGATGTGTCGCGTTTGGAAGGGTTTACGTACCGGCCGACCCAAGCCTCCGACAAGAACGGTGCGACGGGTGCAGACACAGGGTGAAAACATGACTCTCGAAATCTCTCTCTCTGGCACGC
It contains:
- a CDS encoding PGF-CTERM sorting domain-containing protein, which produces MRFATPITVALVVLTAFAAPIAAERTTTECEPKTTATMNESMGETTEMMGDETTTGMMSETTTCMADDSMAGTTSAMADDSMADTTDATESGSSAFAPGFGVGAAVVALVAALYVARRRP
- a CDS encoding TVP38/TMEM64 family protein → MTAFARRQTAGLALLAVVAAASVLAGPEHLLGLARRLADRPVVFGVLLVGVYLVRPLLAWPTTLVAVLAGYAYGPVAGFPVALAGTTASALLPFLVARYVGAGSGLVARLGDSGERFFAATGDLRGMVASRLAPAPSDPVSAAAGLSGVSTGAFVAGTAVGEVPWTVAAVLAGSSLDRLSTAGLNAIGWELLAAAAAVAVALLAGPAYRAASARR
- a CDS encoding DUF5830 family protein, yielding MSEDAESAGEGTRADSADDADPVAVGVELLSKVEHPELTVAEAVDRIETVTTHPATTRKILDEAEKRGVIERENGIVKTTGGGYVSFQSEVVTKEGDFSCRRCGASISTGHFIKLDAGEHGAFGPECIRKVTGRD
- a CDS encoding DUF7115 domain-containing protein, encoding MSVPAIVQSRLNGEQVAARVSLGGEDGLYVTKTRTLIYRADGLLSDESVEEYSHDAERIEISEGRRKSSVTLDYGIDGQEKFKVPSNRLYEALHPVLAGVLNAADVTGPDETVKQTYQFSELTLVITSERVVKHVGAAVWDEDYEEFHFADVTALDVEEGSVSSQIIIESAGRPQRIKTPSDQTREVRERIERALLEYHGASSYEEFAREHADPDDHADAEGEASADSDPDADEEADPLAGGGVDPIDANPPELDENGAIVEEEASVTTADRPDDAESVSAAEASDAAAKAAAASASAPESTESAERAERADSESARSQTDQSGDSDEAALTADAADTTDTEDTADAADASGAATAANASAETTDSDGFADSGFEPASSELERDTTEAQLEALTEAVQHQNELLAEQQRTLQKLIDELSRGR
- a CDS encoding undecaprenyl diphosphate synthase family protein, producing MGVYDRYLAARLRRHDADPPSHVAVNITERDLLEQGAYATLEAFFEWAFEYDVERITVYASVLDPEAAPTLQRELEGVSAPRKLAVRGPDDTQRADAPIQVSIGLGGKHEFAGAVRKIAENVRDGELTAEEVGESEVEEHLVFPENPDLVIKTGAERLSDFMIWQSVYSELYFTDVNWRDFRKRDYLRALLDYKNRQRRFGR
- the uppS gene encoding polyprenyl diphosphate synthase, whose amino-acid sequence is MFQWARRRVGAAYERLLRREISGAPTHVAVIQDGNRRYADKQGEDTPDGYRAGAKTTERVLNWCKEMGVEELTLYAFSTENFERPDHEQAVLFDLLEEKLYEFGDNDRVHDDEVCIQAIGDRDRLPGRVQEAIDYAERRTADYDSFTLNVALAYGGRNELLGAARDVAGAVEDGELDPEDIDVAEIEERIYDRPLRDVDLIIRTGGDERTSNFLPWHANGNEAAVFFCTPYWPEFSKVDFLRGIRTYESREESWRRAKAKRALALVKALGGVELAEARGVIDRFRGSLPDESSVEEMGAEELGIEEFEADGESSEA
- a CDS encoding cold-shock protein; amino-acid sequence: MAKGTVDFFNDTGGYGFIDTEDADEDVFFHMEDIGGPDLEEGQEVEFEIEQADKGPRAKNLKRL
- a CDS encoding DUF5778 family protein, with the translated sequence MEDALDEDLYRRTKQLLEPGDIELNGAIVRTDLGSDEDIEMHQATVDIGEIIAERAGHDPKDTFVYSGTDDTDFASNQHQGLTLDDESFVWECQQLLREGTFDVVFYYEATADHETILEDVRDLGFDVTGVEG